The genomic segment TCATATCCACCCATGCTGTTCTGGCCACCGTAGCCAGCCCCGTAACAGCCACTCACGGACTGGCTCTCAAGGCCACTGTATGTGGACTGGGTTGACACCCCCATGCCTTGCATCATCTGGCTGCTATATGCCCCATTGCTGGCCCCTGTTGTGGAATTCAAGAAAAGTTCTATGTATCTGTGTTGCATGTTGGCCCTGTCTTTGGACATGGCTGCCACAGCTTCATCGTGGGTGGCAAACTCAACATCAGCTTCGCCCGTCACTCTTCCATCAGGGCCAATCTCAATATGGACTCTCACGGGGTTGAGTGGAGAGAAGAAGTTGTAAATGTCGTTCTCAGTGGCTTTGTATGGCAGCCCCCTCATGTGGACACAGTGTCCAGTGGTGCTCTGGACAGTAAACTCGCCATCTCCATACCTGTGGTCATACATCCCAGAGAGACAATAACTGAGGTCTCTTCCAAATAGGTCGGTGGTGAAGCCGTAACCATCACTGAGGCCACTGTACTCCTCATAGCCCCCATAGCCTGCACTGTAGGCACCAGACCTCATCCTCTCCAGGCCTGCTTGCTTGACAATGCCGATATACCTCCGGGCTGTGCCGGGGCGGTCATAGGGCCCTGGTCGCTGCACGGACATAAACTTCAGAGGGGGATCTGAGTATGACCTAACCTCTTCCTGACTGCTCTTGAACACCTCAATATACCTGTGCCCTATTCTCTCCTTGTGCTTCCCTAGCGCCTTCTCAGCTAACTCCTGTGAGGCAAACTGCACAAAGGCTTCCCCTGTAATCTTGCCCTCGGGGTCCACAGGCAGTGTGATCCCATTTGGCACGATTTCCAACCCTGAGAAGAACTGAACGATTTCTTCCTTGGTGCATCCAAATGGGAGTCCTCGAAGCCGCACGAAACCATCATTGGCAGTGTCTGCACTATTTGGACCACTGTGCTTCAACACCCAATCCATCTCGGTTCTGTGGGACTTGAACACCTCAATGTACCGGTGTCCCATGCTTTCcctgtcttttttaagggccattttTACATCATCTTCTGATTCAAGTTCAACAAAAGCCTCACCACTCTGCCTGCCTTCTCTAGTGTAGATAAAATGAACACCTGCGGCCCCATCACGAATTGTGCAGTCAGAGAGGAAATTCTGCACATCCTCAACAGAGCAGGACCAGGGCAGGCCACGGAGCTTGACCACAAAACCTTCACCTCCCTCAGGGCCCAACATCATGGACACTTGTCAGGGCAGGCGTCAAACAAGCTTGGATGCAGCTTTTTGTGgctgaaaagaaagcaaaaactactttacataatttttcatttaatatgtatAAGAATACACAGTGAATAGTCAcccacattttataaatgaaaaaggatgagtaaaataaaatacatctgaACTGAAATTCAATCCTAGATCTCCCAAAACATATGTAACACTCAcagactaaagacaaaaatatgaacTGAGGCAACATTCAAATACTAAGAGAATGTcttagaaatggaagaaaacagataAGCTCTTTTATTATTGCATGGCTTTTACTTTAGTGTAAGAGGTAGGAAGGTAGGTGTGACTTAGTACTTTGAACACAGAACAATCTAAATTATACAAGGCATTTTCTTGTTCTATTTATTCCAGATATTTGTCATAATGAAATATGGCAGTTCATTTACAACAGCTCctgtgtgattcttttttttaaatgatttttattttttccgttatagttcaCTTCCTGTGTGATTCTTTGCTTGCTTATTTGTGGCAAGATgctacagaagcaaaaataagctatttaaatcacaatatagaatattttcttcaacaCTGGGATGAACCAGATCAGTTATCAGCAGCAAAGCTACAAGGATACAAGATAGCAATGATTTCTGGAGTCTAAGGAATTAGCATTTTGTTCCTCATCTGTCAACTTGAATACAACCTGAGTCAAATATGAGATCAAACTGAAGACACTGGAACAAGCAGATAAAtccatcaacaaaatattagataaGTGCACAACAGATACTGATACAGATGCTGTGTTTTATTGAGGGACtagaagaaagggaatgaaaTTCTCAGTGTACTAGAGGAATGAGAGGTGCCCTTCCTAACAGAGTTTTAGAAGTGCAAGTGGCATCTGACACCCagcatccaaaaagaaaaaaactaaaggtcAAATCCATGCTGAAGGGCAGGATTTGAACCACCAGATACCAACATATGACATACAGACAATAAAAATAGTGATAGGGCCATAAATATATTGTTATGAATGCTCAAAATGAGCACATGTTAAGTATACGGAAATTAAATGTTCAGTGAAATTGTCCTTTCACGGCAAGTCTAACAGATGTAGCTTTTAAAATcagtggtaagaaaaaaaaaatcagtggtaaaGAGATCAATCACCTCTTCAAGAAATCTGGGCACACTGGTTGACAtgtaaagataaaagcagaatcTTACCCTGATGAATCCCAAATATATTCCAGATGGAACGGGATATTTACACTATTTAAATATGAACAGATCTTGAAAATatcccacatttaaaaaaaccctgaaagtATGGATGTTAAGAAAAGCaaatagggagtttctgtcgtggcgcagtggttaacaggacccggcattgccgtgagctgtggtgtaggttgcagacgcagcttggatccagagttgttgtagttgtggctgtggtgtaggccagcagctacagctctgattagacccctagcctgggaacctccatatgctgcaggagcggccccagaaaaggcaaaaagacaaaaaaaaaaaaaaaaaagaagaaaagcaaataggagttcccactgtggcacgacaggattggcagcatcttgggagcactaggatgcaggttgcAGCTTAGGCGACAGTTGTgacctggatctgatccctgtcctgggaacttcatatgccactgggaggtggaaggaaggaaagaaggaaggagcaaaTACGTAATACATGAGATGCTCAAGTACACTAATAGTGCTCAGTAAAACAGAGCCCAGGAAAACTTAAGTATCTGATTGGCTGTTATTGGGTGCTTAGAGGCCACTCTCTCAAGCCCTCAAATGTCTGTGGTAAACCTCACATATTCTAACCTTCCATCTTCAGCTGATCATCTACTCAAAGAAGAGACAAGATAAAGGAAATCAGAATAGAACAAAATTTAATGGGGAGTTGCTTCTCCCTTGTAGCTGAGGATCATTATCTGTGTGCCTCTGCTATGGTTTCACACACTGAAGCCTATTTTCCTTATCAATTAATGAGATGATCCTTTCTAATCAATCTCCTAACATACCTTCCCTAATACCAACTCTGCCTCTAGCTACTTGCTGACTTGCTTTCCCTTTCAGTAAAATCTCTTCCTATAGTGTCACCTCTAACCCTCCCATTAAAAAAGACATGATCTCACTGCCAAGACCTCTAGAGCAGGAAACATTTTCACACTGCCTTTTCGAACCCATTCTCAACCTTTAACTATAGGTTTACCTCTGGGCTCAGGATACACAAGTTTTCGGCCTTAGGCTTCCTGAAGTCAAGACTGGTATACACACACTATTATAGCTACACCTATTACCACAAATGAATGCAGCATTTTTCTCTCAAAACTCTTCTAACACCGTGGTTGCAACACAAATAGCCTTACCTGTCATCCAGAGActctaaaataaaactgaagtaaTCCTTGAACAATTCCCTTTAATCCAATGAGTTTATCTCTTTGGGGTGATCCCATTCTCCACCCTAATTCTACTCTTAATCCACCTTAAATTCAACTCAGTAACTCGACAATGAAGGTTTCTCACACTTCTTCTCAGTCCCTAGTAGAATGAGctcaaatcattttctttctacaCTGCCCTCACATCCCGTTCTACTTCTAGTACCTCTTTCTAATTCTAGTACCAATGGTCCTTTCCAGAACATTCACATCTAATCCTTAAACTTTTCTAGCCCTTACTGCAACTCAATCCTCAGCTAGCATGTTCTTTTTAAAGTGACTTTATGTCACTCTCCTGTATCAAGATGTCAGTGGTTTCCCACTGGCTAGAACACAAAAACACAGGGCTAAGAGGTGCTCAAGCCTTGCAACTCTGACCCACAACAATCTAGCTCacatccattaaaaaagaaaaaacaaaaaacaaaccatccCTATAATTTTCTGTGTCTGCAATGTGCAACTCTCTGCACCCTTGGATTTGATACACATGGTAATTCTCTCTCCAAATATACTCCACCCAACCTTCTATCTAGCTAAATCCCACTAATCCTTATAATGTCACCTCAAATACGCCACCTTTCTGCTTCCTCAAGATGTTCTTTTTCCATAAAATGTCTTATGATACTATGCTTCCAGAACATTCTTGCAAAACAAATTCAAGACTTGTTCAAAAGTATTCAAAAATGCATCCCAGAGCCTAGCATGGACAGAATTATTTGTTCTGTAGGTCACTGTGGGCCCACCCCCAGTGCAGTGGGCCCAAGATTAGCAAGAGATTAACTGATGGCCATGTGGGGCCAACACCACTCTCTAGATAGACTATGGCAGTCTAGGTAGTTTAAAAAGACAAGCAAGAAGCATAAAAGAACACCGACATTTCATGTCAGAATTACTTAAAATACCCAATACAGaaaaactccaaatttatttcagaaaatgtttcaaaaataagtGATTTCTTCTCTGAAGGCATGATTaagtaaacatttttctaaaacactTATCTGTATTTTTACTGTACATAATGCAATACCCTCACTTTTGCCCTCAGAATGCTACACTTGGATCCTTTACAGACTTAACAATACTTGGAACATTAAATTTTATGTCAATTagttgagaaattatttttcttaaagtagcTTACCTTTAAGAGCAGCcgcggaggggggggggaggcccAGACAGCGAAACTTCGGGTAGATAACGAACCGACCTGAAAGAGAGTGACAAGGCCGCTATTCTGAGTGCCCCCAGGTCTCTCCAGCGGGAGTGGAGGCAGCAGTCTCAGAGCTCTCTTCCTTCGGAAAAGCCagagctggggcagaggaggccCTCTATAACCACGGGGCTACCTTAGATAAATTACACAGCCGCCCCAACCGCGCAGCACTTTTAAAAGGTTTACCTTCTTCTTATGCTAACAGAGAATAAAGCCAGAAAACCTTCCACTCACCTGGAGACTACAACAATCCTAAGGCGGTAAGAGAATTTAAATATCGAGGGCGGGAGGGGCGCCgtaggggtggggcggggccatGGTCTGCGGGCCCGGGAAGCCAAAGGCCCGCTGGGTTGTTGGGGGCGAGGGGCGGGCCACGCCGACGTGCACAGGAGACCCGGCCTGGTTTTTCACTGGGACGGGCCCCAGAATTAAGATTGTTTGCTAAAGGCTGTCTCAAAGATATTTACAATTTACAAGAATCCCTGTAGGGATGGGTGGGGATACTCTAAAAACTTTCCCAGTTTTATTTGGTAATTTCATATCTTGTGACCTGTATTTCATCTGATACCGACGTTTTAATTAACTGAGGGAGAATGAAGGGAGGAAACGTTGAAATACactttttgaaaggataaacatcaCCCACAGCCACGAGATAGAGCTGTCCCCAAAGGACTAGGATACGTGCTGAAGTTCAGGTAATACGTCTAAGAACTAAAATAGATTCTTAAGCTTTGGGAACATAGCATTGAGAAAGTCAAGTTAACTTCTCTGAGTTTGCCTTGCCTTATTGGCGCCCTGTAGttactgggggcggggggctatGCAAATGTAAAGTATTACAGTTTAAGTAGCAATGGTTTCAAATTCTCTGCATGAGGCTTCACCAACCATCCCCCCCTCTACCCCCAAAATCTAAAGGGCAGAACCCAATTATGGTCTGAACCTTCTGCCTTGGTTTATCCCAACTTCTGGCTCACTCTAGTGTGGCCCGCAGACCATCGATTGGGGGACCTCCTCGGACACACACACCGAGGGGTGGCCACACGCACGGAAGCCAATAGCCACCAAGATTGAACCGTGGTGCATACACGTGTTGAACCGTTAAGGGGGAACACTggtcccccactcccccccctcccGCGGCAGCACCTTGCAATCGCTGGAAGTGTTGCAAAATACAGCTATTGGATTCCGCGCCTGGATATCGATCTAACTCTACGTACAGAAAGTGGGAAACCAAGGATTTTGCACAACTCCCGCCGGCGCCTAGACTATGACGTAAGTGCGCCCACGGACCACCCAAGGATcaagttaaaatgcaaattctaaaACAATAGATCTGGGCCGGAGCCAAAATCCCCCATTAGTAACAGGCTCCCTGGACTCCTGAGAGGCTCTCCAAAAGAGCTCTTCACTCTACTGGTTAGGCAAGATTTAGTTCGAATCCAGGTAAACCAATCAAGATAAACAGGGTGCGCCCCAGCCCATGACTGATTAGGATTATCTGCGGAGTACACAGGGCGGTTTACTGCACCCCCACCCTCCGTTCAGAGGGGAGCTCGGCGGGCCCCCGACTTCACCTTCATTTGCGTGCCAGTGAGGCCTGAAAAGCATTTCCgtcctcatttgtaaattaattttaaccCACAGCTGGCAGTAGGCACAAGCGAGATTGTCCTGGGTTTAAGTTCTACTCTTAAAGCCCAGTCCGCGGGAGAGGCCGCCTCAGTATTACGCAGTTGAGTCTTTCGCCCTAAGACTTACCGCTGAAAGGAGCAGGACCGATTTCTACTTTCCTCAAGCAAGCGCGGTCTACAGCCAGGACCCCCCAATTACACCAGACACTTAAAAACGCAGAGAAATCCGGGAAAAGGCCAGGTGCATCTCCTTTTGTTATCAACCTGAAATTGAAACTCAACTAGCTGTGGGCAAACGCTTCTTACGAGGCTTGAAAGTGCGGTCTCAAGCTCGCAGTCGCGGGCCGCCAGGGGCGCGTCTGAGCGGTTTCGGCGGGAAGCGCGATACTGGTCCCGGACGGCGGGCTCCCGGCGGGGGAACCGGGGAGAAGACGAAGGGGTTCGCTCGGCCTCCAACTGGCGATCCGACAGCCTTAGGTCGGCCCAACCCTACTGGAAGGCCAGACGCCAGGGCTCCCCATCCACGGGCCTGGGCGGGGTCAGCGGGAGCttccggggcggggcgggctacgggtgggggagggagaagctTCCCGGGCCGCgcgaggttgggggaggggaaggaggtcaCGCGGCAAAGGCTCCCCGGGCCTGGCGGTGGGAGGGGAGCTCCCAGGCGGGGACACTACTAAGGCGCTCAGAGGAAGAGCTCAAACCGAGGAGGGAGGCATGAAATGTTGGGAGCTTAGGTGGGAGAGGTCTCCCAGAGCCGCTGGCAAAGCGTGCGGGGCTCGCGAGTCAGAGGGGCTTCGTGGGGCGTCAAAGGAAGTTCCCGGGACTCGAGGGGGGGCGGGCGGCTCCCCGGGCTGGGGGCGGAGCTCCCGGGTCGGGTCGGGGGGACTTCCTGGggcagctggaggtgggggtgcggCGTTCCCGGGACGGGCGAGCGGGGAAGAAAGAGTTCCTGTGgctgcggcgggggggggggggttgtcccGGAGGAGGTGGGAAGATTTCCCGAGATCCGCGGGGGTGAGGGGGAGTGGGGGGTTTGGGGTAGGCGGGCGGGGGTCGTCCGCTCGCCGCGGCTCACCACGACGGGTCCGGGGCCTGGAGTCCGGAAGGCCGACGCGCGGGGCTGCGTCCCGGAGGCAGCGGCCGCGTGACTGGGAGGGCGGCGAGCCGGACGTGGGTCACGGGGTGTAAAGGAGGAAGTGCCACCGACCGGCCCGCCAAGATGTCACCAATGGAAACGCGTCCTGCAGGTGCGGCCCGCAGCCCGCGGCCCGCGCGGTCGGCCAAGGCAGGAAGTGggaggaggatggaaggaaagcaACGAGGAAGAACGTTCCGTGTGAGCTCTGAGGAAAGGTGCCAGGGTGGAGGAAAGTCCAGAGTACGGGCGGAGGGGAGGGTGACGGGCACCACTTAAGTGGAAGGAGaaaccttaaaattaaaaaaaatctcggAAGTCAGGAAGAATTCAGAATGGACTCTAATGGACAAAAGGTATAATAACCTCTTTTGTGTATACAGTAGTACCTTGTTTTGTAGATTTGACCAGTCATGTAAATGTTTTTGCCCAATTAAAAAAGATTACTTTTAAAACACGCAATTCTTAAACTTTATACCTAATCAGCAATTACATTTTATGAACCTTTGAATCATAATTCAAATGAACTGGAAAACAATTATAAGACAATTGCAGTAATGTTAAGAAGGACTTAAGTTATAAAATTCTAGTTTTAACTATGCtgcaatgatttcttttttgaaagtcaTTAGAGATACAGCTGATGCCTAGAATCTGTTTCTAAAACTAAAGTGGAGGGAGCCAGAGTACAGATGAAACATGAGCCATGATTTAGTAATTATTTAAGCTGGGAGATGGATACATGGAATTTCATCATACTTTGGTCTCTActtctgtgtgtatgtttaaCACTTTtagtgataaaattatttttaaaataaaagtcttaagAATGTATTTGGAGGATTACAATAATGCTGTCTGCAAAGCCAGAATGGGCAACAGCAAGTCTTCAACAAAACAGCCCTACAGGGAGCAGTtattgaatgagaaaaataagaaaaacaggaataaaaaacaaaagaattatcAAGGATTCACAATGCATAGAACATATTTGGATATTGATTCAAACAAATTGGTAAACATGAGAATTTAGGAGCTATCGGAACACTTACTAGAAATTTGATATTAAAGCATTATGTTTACTTAGGTTAGATATGAcagaattatgtttaaaaataaaagcattaaatttttagatgtattttgaaatatttgtgagTCAAATGGTCTGATGgctgggatttgcttcaaaattatCTCTGAGTAGGAAGCAGGcagaggatatagagaaaattaTCCATGAATGGTAACTATTGAAGTTGAGTGATAGGATTCAAAATTCAGCCATCCACCGTGAGAAACAGACACTAAAAACTCATacatttaagagaaataaaatattctaaagaaaaattaagccACAAGACTGGCTGTTTTTAGAAAGATTACATCTCTACAGAAGTGAGTACTGTGACCACTTCATAAACATCTATTTCACGTTTTAAAATCTTCTTCAAAATACATTCCTGGTAATTAAAATGACTGACATGCATTTTCTCACCTTAAGTAGTTTTACATATGCCTTCTTGGCTTAACTGGTGACACTGGCTAGGTGAGTGTTAATAATTTGTAAGTCATGATAGGGTTCCTGGCCAAGTAAAAGAACATGAAGAGAAGACACAGGGGTTGAACCAAGACAGAAAGCACCAGAAAACACCTGCAGCCAAGGGCTGGGATCAGTA from the Phacochoerus africanus isolate WHEZ1 chromosome 15, ROS_Pafr_v1, whole genome shotgun sequence genome contains:
- the HNRNPF gene encoding heterogeneous nuclear ribonucleoprotein F, which translates into the protein MMLGPEGGEGFVVKLRGLPWSCSVEDVQNFLSDCTIRDGAAGVHFIYTREGRQSGEAFVELESEDDVKMALKKDRESMGHRYIEVFKSHRTEMDWVLKHSGPNSADTANDGFVRLRGLPFGCTKEEIVQFFSGLEIVPNGITLPVDPEGKITGEAFVQFASQELAEKALGKHKERIGHRYIEVFKSSQEEVRSYSDPPLKFMSVQRPGPYDRPGTARRYIGIVKQAGLERMRSGAYSAGYGGYEEYSGLSDGYGFTTDLFGRDLSYCLSGMYDHRYGDGEFTVQSTTGHCVHMRGLPYKATENDIYNFFSPLNPVRVHIEIGPDGRVTGEADVEFATHDEAVAAMSKDRANMQHRYIELFLNSTTGASNGAYSSQMMQGMGVSTQSTYSGLESQSVSGCYGAGYGGQNSMGGYD